The following nucleotide sequence is from Streptomyces xiamenensis.
CTTTGGGGCTCGCCGACCGCCCGCCGTCGCCCACCACGAGGCCGGCGATCCGCCGTGCCCGAGCCGGTGCCCGTGCCGTACCGCCCCCGGTGACGTGCGCGCCGCACCCGCCGCGTGCGGGGCCCCGCGCTCAGGGCCCCGCCGGAGTAACCGGGCGGGCGTCATCGCAGGGCGGTGGGTGCCGTCAGGGCCGCGACCGCCGTGGCCGGATCCCCGCCGGTGACCAGGGACTCGCCGACCAGGACCGCGTCCGCGCCCTGCGCCGCGTACCGGGCGGCGTCCGCCGGGCCCCGGACGCCGGACTCGGCGATCCGCACGACCGTCTCCGGGATCAGCGGCGCGACCCGCCCGAACGTGTCCGGGTCCACGCGCAGGGTGCGCAGATCACGGGCGTTGACGCCGATCACCTCCGCGCCCGCCTCCAGCGCGCGCCCTGCCTCCTCCTCGTCGTGCACCTCCACCAGCGGGCACATCCCCAACTCCGTGGCCAGCGCGCTCAGCCCGGTCAGCTGCCGCTGGTCGAGCGCCGCCACGATCAGCAGCAGCAGGTCCGCGCCGTGCGCCCGCGCCTCCCACACCTGGTAAGGGTCGACGATGAAGTCCTTGCGCAGGACGGGCACGTGCACCCGTTCCCGCACCGCCGCCAGGTCCGCCAGCGAGCCCCCGAAGCGGCGGCCCTCCGTCAGCACGCTGATCGCCGCCGCGCCACCCGCCGCGTAGGAGGCGGCGAGCGCGGCCGGGTCGGCGATCTCCGCCAGCGGCCCCTTGGACGGGCTCGCCCGCTTCACCTCGGCGATCACCCGCAGCCCGCCGGGCTCCAGGCGCCGCAGCCGCGCGGCGGTCGCGGCACCGGCCGCAGGACCGCCCCCGTACGCCGCCGCCCGCTCCCGCAGTTCGCTCTCGGGCACGGCGGCCTTGCGCCCTTCCAGGTCCGCCCGCACCCCGGTGATGATGTCCGCCAGCACGCTCATGCGGTGCTCTCCTCACTCTCCCGGCTCAGCGCCGCTTCGAAAACCCGCGGATCGGTCTGAGCACCTTCGAACCGTTCCCCTCCGTCGAAGCGGTACACGGGTACGGCCCGAATCCCCAGATCACGGGCCGAACGGACCGCGTTCCTGACCTCTTCGATCCCCTCCCGCGAGCCGAGGAAGGCCCGGGCGGCGCCTTCGTCCATCCCGGCCGCCGCCGCGCGGCCGGCCAGCACCCCGGGCCGCGAGATGTCGGCGGCCTCCGTGAAGTACGCGGCGAACACCAGCTCCTCCAGATGGCTCTGCGCCCCGCGGCCGTACACCCGCCCCGCCCACCACAGCAGACGGTGGGCGTCGAGGGTGTTGGCGGCGAACCCCCGCTCGTTGCGGAAGGTGATGCCGTGGCCGCGGCCGGCCGCCGTGACCTCCTCGCTCATCGCGCGCGCCCGGTCCGCCCCGTACTTGCCGCCGAGCCACTCCAGCATCGGCATCGGCTCGGCCGGATGTTCGCCGTCGATCTGGTAGGGGTGCGCCACCACTTCGGTGCCGGGCCGCCCGAAGGAGGCGAGGGCGCGTTCGAAGGTCCGCTTGCTGATGTAGCACCACGGGCACGACACATCGGACCAGACATCGATTCTCACCGGGACACCCCTTCGTTGACGGTGGCCGGGTCGAAGCCGCCGATCCGTGCGAACTCCTGCGATATGTCCTGTAGTTCGGAGCCCGGGAAGATGTCGTGCACCGCGCGGAAGCCGCCGGGCGCCCGCTGGTGCGCCAGGTCGATGACGATCTCGGGGCCACGACGCCGGGTGCTGCGCTGGATACGGGTGACGGCGGGCAGCCGTTCCGCCTCGTAGCCGGCGAGCGCCGCCCGTACGTCCGGACCACAGGCCAGGTGCCGGGCCAGCGCTCGGGCGTCGATGACGGCCTGGGTGGCGCCGTTGGAGCCCATCGGGTACATGGCGTGCGCGGCGTCCCCGAGCAGCGTGACGGGCCCGCGGGTCCAGCGGGGCAGCGGATCCCGGTCCACCATCGGGTAGATGTACGCCTCGTCCGCGGTGCGGATCAGCGCGGGCACGTCCAGCCAGTCGAAGGCCAGGTCGGCGAAGTCACCCAGGAACTCCCTGGGCGGCACCGCACGGTTCCAGTCGGCCGGCGCGAACTCCTCGCCGGGTCCCGCCGCCCGGGCAACCGCCCAGTTCATCAGCACCGGGCCGGTCCCGGTGCCGCCGGACATCGGGTAGACCACCGCGCGCCGCCGGTCGTCCCCCGCGATGATCATGGTCTGCCCGTCGAGGAACGGCGGCGCCCAGGTGGTGCCGCGCCACACGATGAGGCCGCTCCACGGCGGCGGTCCCTCTCCCGGGACCAGGGCGGCCCGTACGGCGGACCGGATCCCGTCCGCACCGATCAGCGCGTCCGCCTCGTACCGGGTACCGCTCGCGTGGACGAAGACCCGGCCACCGTTCGGCGGTTCCTCGACGTGTTCCACCCGCGCCCCGGTGACGATCGCTCCTTCCCCGAGCCGCTCGCGCACCGCGTCCGCCAGCACCGACTGGAGCGCCCCGCGGTGGATGGACAGTTGCGGCCAGTGGTGTCCGGCGGCCCGTCCGCGTGGTTCGCGCCAGATCAGCTGGCCGTGGCGGTTGTAGTAGCCGAGTGCGCCGGTGGGCACCGAGACGGCCGACAGCCGCTCCAGCAGGCCGAGGCCGTCCAGCTCACGGACGGCGTTGGGCAGGATGTTCAGGCCGACGCCCAGCGGCCGGATCTCGGGCACGGCCTCCAGCAGGCGCACCCCGCCGATGCCGGCGGCGTGCAGACTGAGGGCCGTGGCCAGACCGCCGATGCCGGCCCCCGCGACGAGCACGCTCACACCGCCGCCCTCCGCTGCCCGTGCGGCGCCGCACCGGTCCCCGGCTGCGTCAACTGTGCGGCTGCCCGGGTGAGATCGATGATCTGCCGCAGCAGGTCGACGCTGGCACCGCCGCTGCCCACCGGGTACAGCCGCAGGTCGGCGTCGTACGCCTTGCGCGCGATGCCCAGGTGGCGGCCCCGGAAGACCACCAGGACACGCAGCAGACGGGCCAGCGCCTCGGTGCTCGCGCGCAGCGCGGGGGCGCGCCGCTCCGCCTCACCCGGGTCCTCGCCGAACGCCTCCACCAGCCGGCCCACCACGGACGGGGTGCGGATCCAGCGTCCGTACAGGTCGCGCCAGCGGCGCAGGCTGTAGGGGATGGATTCGCGCAGGAACTCCTGGTAGCCCGGTTCGCTGTGGTCGGCGGCCCAGATCGCCAGGTCGATCAGCCACAGCGGGACCTGGGCGGCGGCCGGGCCGAGCAGGACCCGGTCACCGACGTCGATCTCCTCGAAGTACGGCCGCAGCACGCGGGCGAAGAACTCGGGGCCGACGTTGGCGACCACCATGTCGATGGCGGTGACGGTCGACTCGGTGTGCCGGGACAGTTCGTCGGTCAGCAGCGCGAACTTGGGGTCCGCCAGGTCGGTGTCGCCGAGCACTGCGGCGAGTTCGAGACCGTCGCGCAGATGCGGGAAGACCATCCGCACCGACTCCTGGAGGTACGCCTCCTGGACGTCCCCGGTGTACATGCGCTGCCGGGTGCCCAACGGGTTCCAGGTGCAGTAGTGGTGCACGGTGTCGCGGGGCACCATGTCGGTGCGGCGGCCCAGTTCGCGCAGGACGGGCAGTGCTTCGGGAACCAGGTCCAGGGGTTCGGGACCGTGCCGCTTGACGGAGCCGAGGAACAGGCCCAGATCGCGCATCGCGGCGACGGATTCCTCCACCGAGTAGCCGGCGAGCGCGTCCGCGTCGGGCAGCAGTGTGCGCAGGGCCGCGGTGAGAGCGCGCACGTCGGCGGTCTCGTTCTGCCGGCGCAGGTCGAAGCAGGCCCGGTCGGCGTCCAGCGGATCGAGGTCACGGATGGTGGCCACGCGTATGGGGTTGCCGAGGTCCA
It contains:
- the trpC gene encoding indole-3-glycerol phosphate synthase TrpC, whose amino-acid sequence is MSVLADIITGVRADLEGRKAAVPESELRERAAAYGGGPAAGAATAARLRRLEPGGLRVIAEVKRASPSKGPLAEIADPAALAASYAAGGAAAISVLTEGRRFGGSLADLAAVRERVHVPVLRKDFIVDPYQVWEARAHGADLLLLIVAALDQRQLTGLSALATELGMCPLVEVHDEEEAGRALEAGAEVIGVNARDLRTLRVDPDTFGRVAPLIPETVVRIAESGVRGPADAARYAAQGADAVLVGESLVTGGDPATAVAALTAPTALR
- a CDS encoding DsbA family oxidoreductase, which translates into the protein MRIDVWSDVSCPWCYISKRTFERALASFGRPGTEVVAHPYQIDGEHPAEPMPMLEWLGGKYGADRARAMSEEVTAAGRGHGITFRNERGFAANTLDAHRLLWWAGRVYGRGAQSHLEELVFAAYFTEAADISRPGVLAGRAAAAGMDEGAARAFLGSREGIEEVRNAVRSARDLGIRAVPVYRFDGGERFEGAQTDPRVFEAALSRESEESTA
- a CDS encoding flavin-dependent oxidoreductase, translating into MSVLVAGAGIGGLATALSLHAAGIGGVRLLEAVPEIRPLGVGLNILPNAVRELDGLGLLERLSAVSVPTGALGYYNRHGQLIWREPRGRAAGHHWPQLSIHRGALQSVLADAVRERLGEGAIVTGARVEHVEEPPNGGRVFVHASGTRYEADALIGADGIRSAVRAALVPGEGPPPWSGLIVWRGTTWAPPFLDGQTMIIAGDDRRRAVVYPMSGGTGTGPVLMNWAVARAAGPGEEFAPADWNRAVPPREFLGDFADLAFDWLDVPALIRTADEAYIYPMVDRDPLPRWTRGPVTLLGDAAHAMYPMGSNGATQAVIDARALARHLACGPDVRAALAGYEAERLPAVTRIQRSTRRRGPEIVIDLAHQRAPGGFRAVHDIFPGSELQDISQEFARIGGFDPATVNEGVSR
- a CDS encoding monodechloroaminopyrrolnitrin synthase PrnB family protein — its product is MPTRSTATTPDLDLGNPIRVATIRDLDPLDADRACFDLRRQNETADVRALTAALRTLLPDADALAGYSVEESVAAMRDLGLFLGSVKRHGPEPLDLVPEALPVLRELGRRTDMVPRDTVHHYCTWNPLGTRQRMYTGDVQEAYLQESVRMVFPHLRDGLELAAVLGDTDLADPKFALLTDELSRHTESTVTAIDMVVANVGPEFFARVLRPYFEEIDVGDRVLLGPAAAQVPLWLIDLAIWAADHSEPGYQEFLRESIPYSLRRWRDLYGRWIRTPSVVGRLVEAFGEDPGEAERRAPALRASTEALARLLRVLVVFRGRHLGIARKAYDADLRLYPVGSGGASVDLLRQIIDLTRAAAQLTQPGTGAAPHGQRRAAV